The stretch of DNA GCATCGCCGAGTTCAAGCACCGCATCCACGAATTGCAGCAGACCCAAAGCAAGCTGCGGCAGATGGACACTGAAATCGATGCGCTGCACGCGGCGTTCTCGACCTACGCCCAGCGGTTTGCCGAAAGCAGCACCACTGGCGCGCTCAACGACGATCTGTCCAACGCCCGGGTGCTCAGCCCGCCGTTCGAACCGACCGAAGCAGCGTTCCCGAAACCCGGTCTGATCATTCCGTTCGGTCTGTTCACCGGCTTGCTGTTGGCGATTGCCCTGGTCTACGTGCGTGAGTTCTTCGATCACCGCTTCAAACACCCGGCGCAAATCAGCCACGAGCTGGGCGTACCGGTGCTGTTGGTGATCAACGACCAGAACGCGCTGCCGAACAATCCGCACAAGAACTGGACGGTGCCAAGCTTCCTGCACTGGGTGCGCAATTGAACACCGGACCTTCCCCGAACGCCGCGCTGCCGATCATTCATTTGCTCAGCAGCGGCGGTTTCTACGGGGCCGAGCGGATGTTGCTGGATCATTGTCTGGCGACGCCGGGACAGCATCAGGTGCTGTTTCTCGACGCGCCGCCAGAACTGATCGCGCGCTTTGCTCAGGCCGGAGTGGATTGCCGGGGTTGCGCCGGGCTGGGGGAATTGTTGCGGCACTTGCGCCAGCGGCAAAGCGAACGGCCGCTGATCAATACGCACAATTTCAAAGGGCTGTTGTTCGGCTGGGTCGGCGCAACCCTGTTGCGCCTGCCGCTGGTGATCACCCAACACGGCTTCACCCCGCGCAGTCGCAAGCAGAAGTTCTACACCTGGCTCAGTCTGCAACTGTGCCGCACGGCGTCTGTGGATCGGGTGGTCTGCGTGGCGGAAAGCATCGCCGTGTTGCACCGTCAGGCCAGCGTCCGGGCGGAGAAGTTGCAGGTGATCCCCAACGGCTTGCCCGCCGCCCATGGGCAAATGATTCATGACGCTGATCGGCTGCGCTGGCTCGCCGGTTATGTCGGCCGTTTGAGCAGTGAGAAAGGCCCGGATCTGTTTCTCGATGCGCTGATCCCGCTGTGTCATCAGCATCCGCAACTGGACGCGGTGATGCTCGGCGATGGCCCGGAGCGCGAGGCGTTGCAGGCACGTATTGATGACGCCGGTTTACAGCAGCGGATTCGCTTGCCGGGCTACCAGACCGTCATGCAACCGTGGTGGCAGCGGCTCGATGCGCTGGTGATCAGCTCGCGCACCGAAGGCACGCCGATGATTTTGCTCGAGGCGATGCAGGCCGGTGTGCCGGTGGTCGCCTTCGGCGTGGGCGGGATTCCCGATGTGCTCGAGCACCGGCACAACGGCCTGCTCGCCGAACCCGCCGACAGCAGCGCCCTCGCCCGTCAGGTCGACACGCTGTTGACCGAACCGAAGCTGGCGCGGCAACTGCGCGACAACGCAAAACGCACGCAACAGGATCGCTACGACCTCAAGGCTCTCGCCGAACGCTGGTCGCAGCTGTACATCCGCACGGCACGGGAGGCACGCGCATGATTTTCCCGCTCTCGATCGTCAGTTTGCTCGGTCTGGTCTGCATTGCTTTGCTGGCCAGTCCTTATCCGTATCTGGCGCCGGGAGCGGTGCTCGGCCTGGTGGGTTTTGCGGTGCTGTATCGCAAACCGACCTGGGGCCTGCTCGGGATTGCCGCGCTGGTGCCGTTCGAGGGTTTCTTCAAGGACAGTTCGCTGTCGGGCAGCAAGTTGATCGGCGCCTCGCTGGCGGTGATCCTGATGCTGCAACTGGCGCTGCACCAGATTCCCTCCGAACGCCTGCGCAGCAACATCTGGCGTTACCTGCTCTGGTTCATGGTTCTGTATTTTCTGAGCCTGCTCAATACCGATGACATGGGCATGTCGCTGGGGCATCTGCGCGAACTGAGCGTCGGTCTGATTCTGTTTGTCATCACCTTGCTGATCGGCCGTGAACTGAACCTCGATCTGTTCGCCCGACTGGTCACCCTCGCCGTCAGCGCCACCTGCGCGATGGCGATGTTCTCGACCAAATTCCAGGATCAGGGCCGCGCCGCCGGCCTGCTCGAAGACCCTAACGCCTTTGCCCTGCTGATCGCCTTCGCCATTCCGCTGGGCCTGCTGTTGGTGATCCGCAGCCCGAACCTGCTGCACCGGTTGTTCTGGGGCGGTTGCTGCCTGCTGTTGCTGGGCGGCATGACCAAAACCGAATCGCGTTCGGGGCTGGTGGTGATCGCCCTGAGTCTGTTGATCGGCTGCTGGCATTACCGCACGCAACTGACGCGGATCCGGCCGCGGCATCTGGGTTTTGCCATGCTCGGCGCGGCGATCGTGATTCCGTTGGCGATCTATGCGATGCCCGCCGGCTACATCGCACGGATTCAGTCGCTGAGCGTGTTGAGCGCCGGTGCCAAGGGCCACGACGACGAGTCCCTCGGCCGCCGTGCCTCGTACATCGTCGTCGGCAGCCAGATGATCCGCGAGAACCCGCTGCTCGGCTCCGGCCCCGGCACCTTCCCGCTGCACTACGCGACCACCGGTTACGCCAAGGCGTTCTCCGCCAACCGCAAGATCGGCGACCTCTATCGCCGTGCTCACAACACCTACCTGGAAATCTTCAGTGAACTGGGGATCCCTGCAGGGCTGTTGTTCGTCGGCATGCTCGGCCTCGGTTTGTACAATCTGATTCGTGCGCGCGCCGCGTGGATGCTGCGACGTGACTGGCAGCAGGCCGACATGATGACCCATCTGGGCGTGAGCTTTCTGTCGCTGACGCTGTTCCTGATGTTCCTCAGCGCGCCGAACCAGAAATACGTGTGGATCATGCTCGCGCTGACCAGCGTCCTGCGGCTGAAAGCCGAGCAGGCACCCCTGACGGAGGCCCGCGCATGAGCCGGATCAGCATCGTCATCCCGATGTTCAACGAAGCCCGGCACATCGGCCGCACACTGCTGGCCGCGCAAAAAGCCGCGCACGCGGCCAATATCGAGTGCGAGCTGATCGTGGTCGACAACGGCTCCAGCGACGACGGCCCGCACATCGCCCGGCAGTTCGGCGCGCAGGTCTTGAGCCTGCCGGGACTGTTGATCGGCGCCCTGCGCAATCGCGGCACGGCCATCGCCACGGGTGAATGGCTGGCGTTTATCGACGCCGACATCGAGATGCCGGAAGACTGGCTCAACCCCCTGTTCGATCTGGAAGCCAGCGCGCAGGCTGACGTGTTTGGTCTCGATCTGCATACCCCGGCCGAAGCGCCGTGGTACGCCACCGCGTGGCAACGGCGCACCTTGCGCGTGTCTTCACAGGCCTCGCATGTGGTCGACTGGCTGCCCAGCGCCAACCTGCTGATGCGCCGGGCGTGGTTCGACAAGGTCGGTGGTTTCAACGAAACCCTGCGCACCGGCGAAGACAAGGAGTTCACCCTGCGCCTGCGCGAAAACGGCGCCATCCTGTTGTCGGTCAACAACAACGTCGCCCTGCACTGGGGTTACGAAATGAACTGGCGCGAGTGGATGGGCAAAGAAATGTGGCGTCAGGGCAGTCATCTGCAACTGTTGCGCACCCACGGTTTCAGCCTGCGCCTGCTGCGCTTTCCGCTGCTGTCGATTGCCGTGTGGATTCTCGATTTCCTGGCGATTTCGGCACTGCTCGACGGCTTCCCGCATCACGCCGCAATCATGGTGATCCTGACCCTGATTCCGGGCCTGATCCTCAGCCTGCGGCAGAGCGCCAAGCACCACAATATCGGCCTGACGTTGCAATTGTGGGGCCTGCACTGGGTGCGCCTGCACCTGGCCGGCGCCGCATTCATTCTCAGTCTGTGTCATTGGAACGCCAGGAGGCCTGCCCGTGGCTGAATTCATTTTCTGGATGTGCCTGTTGCTGCCGGTCTACGCCTACGTCGGCTATCCATTGCTGCTGACGCTGTTGGCGCCGTTGTTTCCGGCCTGGCGTCACACCGAGGCACCGCCGCAGAACATCAGCATCGTGATCGCCGCGCATAACGAGGCGCGGCACATCGAGCACAAATTGCGCACGTTGCTCGCGCAGGATTATCAGCCGGCGACGTTGCAGATCATTCTCGCCAGCGACGGCTCGACCGACGACACCGTGGCTTGCGCGCACAAAGTCATCGACCCGCGCATCACCGTCCTCGACCTGCCGCGCCAGGGCAAAGCCGCGACGCTGAATGCCGGCGTGGCCGTGAGCACGGGTGACATTCTGGTGTTCACCGACGCCGACAACCAATGGTCACGGGAAACCCTCGGTTATCTGCTCGCACCGCTGAATGATCCCAATGTCGGCGGCTGTGCCGGGCACATGGTGATTCCGGTCACCGGCGGCGGTTTGAGCGTCGGTGACAGCCTGTATCGTCATTACGAAGGCTGGTTGCGCCGGGTGGAAAATCGCACCGGTTGCATGGTCTCCGCTGACGGCGCCCTGCTCGCCCTGCGCCGCGAATTGTTCCAGAACGTACCGGCCGAAGTGAATGACGATTTCTTTATCAGCACCTGCGCACCAGTGGCACACAAACGCATCGTCTACGTACCC from Pseudomonas sp. TH06 encodes:
- a CDS encoding glycosyltransferase, translating into MAEFIFWMCLLLPVYAYVGYPLLLTLLAPLFPAWRHTEAPPQNISIVIAAHNEARHIEHKLRTLLAQDYQPATLQIILASDGSTDDTVACAHKVIDPRITVLDLPRQGKAATLNAGVAVSTGDILVFTDADNQWSRETLGYLLAPLNDPNVGGCAGHMVIPVTGGGLSVGDSLYRHYEGWLRRVENRTGCMVSADGALLALRRELFQNVPAEVNDDFFISTCAPVAHKRIVYVPEAQVIDHGVDEADKQFRRRQRVTVGGLQSLAQRRELLNPLKYGLYSLALISHKLIRRLAPILLLPLLLSNFWLWDDHGFYRLSLIAQLFGYAVAIAGLLDSQHRLPKPFRLAAFLLVTLAGMSLGLWQFLRGQRYAQWNPEQNR
- a CDS encoding O-antigen ligase family protein, translated to MIFPLSIVSLLGLVCIALLASPYPYLAPGAVLGLVGFAVLYRKPTWGLLGIAALVPFEGFFKDSSLSGSKLIGASLAVILMLQLALHQIPSERLRSNIWRYLLWFMVLYFLSLLNTDDMGMSLGHLRELSVGLILFVITLLIGRELNLDLFARLVTLAVSATCAMAMFSTKFQDQGRAAGLLEDPNAFALLIAFAIPLGLLLVIRSPNLLHRLFWGGCCLLLLGGMTKTESRSGLVVIALSLLIGCWHYRTQLTRIRPRHLGFAMLGAAIVIPLAIYAMPAGYIARIQSLSVLSAGAKGHDDESLGRRASYIVVGSQMIRENPLLGSGPGTFPLHYATTGYAKAFSANRKIGDLYRRAHNTYLEIFSELGIPAGLLFVGMLGLGLYNLIRARAAWMLRRDWQQADMMTHLGVSFLSLTLFLMFLSAPNQKYVWIMLALTSVLRLKAEQAPLTEARA
- a CDS encoding glycosyltransferase produces the protein MSRISIVIPMFNEARHIGRTLLAAQKAAHAANIECELIVVDNGSSDDGPHIARQFGAQVLSLPGLLIGALRNRGTAIATGEWLAFIDADIEMPEDWLNPLFDLEASAQADVFGLDLHTPAEAPWYATAWQRRTLRVSSQASHVVDWLPSANLLMRRAWFDKVGGFNETLRTGEDKEFTLRLRENGAILLSVNNNVALHWGYEMNWREWMGKEMWRQGSHLQLLRTHGFSLRLLRFPLLSIAVWILDFLAISALLDGFPHHAAIMVILTLIPGLILSLRQSAKHHNIGLTLQLWGLHWVRLHLAGAAFILSLCHWNARRPARG
- a CDS encoding glycosyltransferase family 4 protein, translating into MNTGPSPNAALPIIHLLSSGGFYGAERMLLDHCLATPGQHQVLFLDAPPELIARFAQAGVDCRGCAGLGELLRHLRQRQSERPLINTHNFKGLLFGWVGATLLRLPLVITQHGFTPRSRKQKFYTWLSLQLCRTASVDRVVCVAESIAVLHRQASVRAEKLQVIPNGLPAAHGQMIHDADRLRWLAGYVGRLSSEKGPDLFLDALIPLCHQHPQLDAVMLGDGPEREALQARIDDAGLQQRIRLPGYQTVMQPWWQRLDALVISSRTEGTPMILLEAMQAGVPVVAFGVGGIPDVLEHRHNGLLAEPADSSALARQVDTLLTEPKLARQLRDNAKRTQQDRYDLKALAERWSQLYIRTAREARA